AGCTATAGCGAAAAGCTTTCTATGAGTGACTATGACATCTTTTTCTTAACATTAACTTTTGATGAATTCtcattagaaattttaaaatcagaGTTTGTGGAAGATGAGATGAGTTATGAGGCTGTGAGTTGAGGACTAGTGGTCATGACTATTTGAGGCGCATAAACATAAAAAGAGAGCCCGAATGAGCATCTTCGGTTTTGGTTCTTTCTGCTATCAAAACCTATACTATATACGTATGTTGTGTTACTTAACATGTTTATGATTATAcattataatacataatttttttttccgtaaCTTAGTTCTATCACTGTCTTGTTTCATGTTCTCaattatttgtttcttaatttatacttttttttacaaTACATGTGTACGttcttaatttttctaatagcttataaaataaattgttgtcGTAAAATATGGTTTCGTATTTGAGTAAATATTTGGCTACGTTTTTTTAGCCAGTGTTTGgagattaaaatatttatatttttcattttaccactttttaatataatatggataactacaaattttaatatttactttaaATGAGAATAATCCtgttttttataatgaaaataatcTTGTTAGTTTAAAGTATCTTTTTGGTCATATGTATATTGAGAAAAAACGTCCACCATTTGCTTTATTTTCAagtcttttagtttttaataataactgaTTGAATTAATCCACTATTATTCAGGATCGAAAGATacgattttattttcttttagttatatatagtttaacttCTGTTCTCAACACAACCCGTTTGCAGCTCCTTCTCTAAGGTAAACACACTTTTTAATCGACTCATTTTTGTTATAGGATCTTATTAGCTATATAGTTTTTCTCGTTACGTTAACTGATATTAAATCTGTTTATCTAAATAGCTACGTTCTTTACTGAAAATGGATCAGTTTTGATTGGTCATCTACATTTACAGAAAGCATGAGGAAAACAGAAAGAAGGACAAAAAGCTTGAAGAGTTAGAGAAATTATTTGTAGATATTGTATCATCGTCTATTTTCTACTAGTGTAAACACACttaattgttttagtttttccttcaaagttattattatatctgaacttatttattattatggttCATTTTTTTCTACTAGTTTCTAATTCATTGTTAAAATATTTCAgtaattgattatttaataaaataagttattgtttattgttttattattaaattttaaatcttattataagaaaatatgaaagaaaattttatattttaatgagCCAAAAAAATGATGTGATTAAAATTAATGTTACAAAAAATGATGTAATTACACCACTAATTTGCTTCATAAATTTTGTTGCAATAATACAACACATATAGCAATAAATTTATTCATTGTATATCTGTAATAATATTTGCTATACTTTTTATGTGGCAATAATTTGTAACAAATGAAAGTTGCAAAGATACGTTAcaattatacaacaaatttactacaaaaataatgttGCATTAATACGATAACATAGCAAGGAGTCTATTTATTGCAAATTTTGCAATATATGTGCAACAAATACCAATTTGCAACGCTCATATAGCAACAATAGAAAATGTGTCTCAGTTTTATTGCATTTTCAAATTTGCAACAAAATATGGAGTTATTGCAACAAATTTTAGTGTAGCTATGActctattttcttgtagtgatatgTCTCATAActatggttgatttttttttatctattatagaacatagtttaatgttttttctttttcttttgaatatttttttgacatttttgtgttagataaattgaaaaatatgttacataatatattggaagcattaatttattttaattctaacatgatcctggattttgatttttgaaattttttaatctcATCTTATTCCTTCTTCCATCCCGTTTCCGTCCCattattcttttctcatttcctcaAAATCATGTTCCTACATATTTAGCACACAAACACGTAAtagtttgattcaaaacaaaataaagtatttgatgaagaaaaataatttctttgaaaCATTCAGTTAATAGAATCACACATACATGCCGTGTCAGTTAacattcttttatctcttgttttgtaCATGCTTATGCTAgataagctgaagaaaaaaaaaacatatttaaaatactgTTGTTTTACTTTAGTTGTAACATGTTTTCGGATCCGCACATTTATGCATTGATAAAATGATAAGTTATAAGTAGTTTCAAACGTATGTATATCTTAATTCAGTATCCAAGATttaaacatactgtatatatgtaatacatatgtttgaaatcataatataaaatcataaatattgtttacagatatctcacaatatataaccaaattatatttttatacatatatacaattttgtatttaattgctcgattttaatagataccgatttaaattatttctataaacatttagatgattttgtatattaggtaacatcataatttcttgtttccggatatatctcaaaatataaaatcaaattaaataagtttacatatatacaatttcgaaattaattgcccaaattaaacatatacataaatatcaaaattattgtttccttaaattgttTACGCAAAACTACTtaccttttttgaattttattgcaaATGCTTGTTTTGATTCTGTTTGGATACGGGAGTATGAAAAACAGCTCTGAACAGTTAATACATGATCCGAACAGAATTAATCCAGGACATATAGGATCCGtgcatttttattatcaaatttactttaatgtcctttttgtattgtatgctttttaatttattcagggtcattttatgtcatatatttcaGGATTCATTTTACCTTCTAAataatgtttctcttttaatagtatagattctCATTATATAAGGGATCTTTTTATATCATcccaaatcataatttttaataaaaaaggaaaaaaaacaaaccaaacccaaatacaataggaaacaaaaagaagaagaagataaaacgcATTACAACACacattatttattgtttacttGCTAGCATGCTTTTGATCATAAATAACGACCATATGTTttctatagaaaaaaacatatgcCTTTAATCATTGTGTGAACAAGGGGTTGTCCTGGAAAGACAATGGGCCAACATCCTTCGCTTAAACCTTCGAGTGCTTCGCAGCAAGCACGTTTTAGATGGCTGAAGTCCCAGTGATGTATATCACCAATGGCATCGCTGCATCCCTGAGTCTTCTTGATTGAGTTGAAGCAGTCTATTGGATTTATAAATAACTCTGTTTCTGCATTCAAACACGATATACTGATTAGTGTAATCCAAAACATCGTCATTACAACAGTTGTAACCTTTTTGTTCAAACCtagcattttgttttcttaattatgaaagatcagaataaaaaataaagcaaaatttatttattaatagaTGTTTGTGTTTGCAATGTTAGGATATGAGTGTTGATTTATATAGTAGAAATTTTTGGAAAGCTCAAAGACACTTTGGTTGGTAAAACACCAAACTTACCATTCATCCATCTTTAAGTGTCTCATTACTAATTACAAACATTATTACAAAGCATGCAAAAATTCATTTTCCAACCAAACTAAAGCAagatattattatcatcattatcatttttattcGAGCAAGTGTTAGATAGCATATTATTTATATCCATCCAACATTTACAAGAATCTTTTTGTGAGGAAACTACAGAAACAGTATTATATATCAAGTGTTAATTGTACCAACCAAAATTCAAGTTaattatgcattttgtttttcttaattttctagTTCCTTGGCGTTCACATTTCGGCATGTTATTGCTTAATGAAGTTAGGCTTCTTAATCTTCATGCAATCATGCACCAATTTCgacttaaaaaaataacaaattaagaTTTACNAAGTCCCAGTGATGTATATCACCAATGGCATCGCTGCATCCCTGAGTCTTCTTGATTGAGTTGAAGCAGTCTATTGGATTTATAAATAACTCTGTTTCTGCATTCAAACACGATATACTGATTAGTGTAATCCAAAACATCGTCATTACAACAGTTGTAACCTTTTTGTTCAAACCtagcattttgttttcttaattatgaaagatcagaataaaaaataaagaaaaatttatttattaatagaTGTTTGTGTTTGCAATGTTAGGATATGAATGTTTGCAATGTTAGGATATGAGTGTTGATTTACATCTTCAACATTACAAACTACAAACAATATGTTTTGAAAAGGtgttaaataaccaaaccaatGCAAGTATTAtctctatattcttttttacaGCCGTTGTGTATTCGTCTAACATTTACAATAATtattctaaagaaaaaaatatattaaattttgtgcttctcaaattttaagttatatacacacagaataaataaatatgtccCGTAATTTAACATGAAGTGTTGCTTTAGAGCATATGACCCAACCTTTGCAGAACTCTTTGATACCGCAACTCTACCCTCAACACTAAAGAACTATTAACAAAATGGTGATAAGTTTGCGTGTGTCTCAAGGcataaatttttaatcaaaaaaaaagagaaccctATAAATGAAAATAGCTTTTAAGACAAGGGAATAAAAGCTTGAGCAGTTCTagcaactttgatgaagacatcTTCGAGAGTTGTATCGGCAAGTCCCCAGGCAAAGACTGTGAAGTTGGATTTGGCCTTTTCAACAGAGCGAAACACCTCAGCAATCCGAACCTCTTGCTTTGGGAGCTCGAATTTCTGAGTACCAGCAAGGTGATATATCTTCTTTGCGTTGGGAGAGACAGATTTAACCAATCTCTCTACCTCTTCCTCATGTTCTGAAGATGTTGTCATCGTGAACACGTATGATCCACCATATCTGCTTTTCAGTTCCTTGGAGTTTCCTATGCATTGCAAGCCTCCATCTACGAAAATTCCCAATCTGTCGCATAGAAATTCGGCTTCTTCCATCGAGTGAGCTGGAAATTAATGTTGTCTTAATGTTAAAACTAAGTTTTTAGGAGGCATATATATACTCAATTAGATTCCACAAGTTAAGAAACTAATGTATGTATACTTGTGAGAATTAttgctgtgttttgttttgcacGCTTGATCACATCCCATAAGTTCTTCCTCGAGGCTGGATCAAGTCCTGTGCTTGGCTCATCCATATAAACCACCTAGTTTAGAGAGACGACTGAGGGTTTGTAAGTATATAATAAACTTGAGCCATTGCTTGAAAAAAATCACACAACGTACTAACAAGAATTTACGTACCTTAGGGTTCCCGATAAGCGATATGGCCACGCTAAGCCTCCTTTTCATACCTCCGCTGTAATTACCAGCAGGTTTATCGCCAACTCCTCCATCGAAAAGGCTGACACTTTTGAGAGATTCATCCACAGCCTTgaaatgatcatatatatatccatgAATTATCATTGTCTTCAAGAATAACAACACATAAGATATGATAAGACAAAATCAGCAAGGTGTTGAACATATATACGTGTGTCAGACTAGAGCCCTTTATATTTTTAAGTCGCCCGTAAAAGAGAAGATGTTCCCTTCCTGTTAGCGTCTCCCAAAGCAGGCTGAAACCAACATGAGTGCATAAAAAGCAAAGCTTggtaatgaaaaacaaaattcaaaatttatcgAGAGGATGATGTACTCATGTTGTGGGCATACGCCCATGCTCGTGTAGACTTTATTCATATCTTTGCATATATCCAAACCCTGAACCAAGGCTGTTCCAGATGACGGTCTGAGGAGCCCGGTCATCTAGTGCAACAGAAGAAAATACAGTAGTAGACTACAAAACCTGTTACTCGGAAACGTTTGTTTAATTTGCAAAACTGAAAATACTGATGAAGACTAACCATACTGATGAACGAAGTTTTACCAGCGCCATTAGGTCCAAGCATGCCGAAGCATTCTCCTAAAGGCACGCTTAGATACAACCCTCTTACTGCCATTTTTGGCGGGTTACCATCTCTACCTGGATACACCTTTTTTAGGTCGTCACACAAGATCGCATGCCCTGTGCTACCTTCATTCCTTAATTTTTGGACCTTTTCCCtctgattatttttgtttatatatttatatatatatatatatatatatatatacaatttttcgTCAGAAGTGATTTGAAATCAAAGAAACAtggatagacaaaaaaaaaaaaaagacttgactTCTTCCATACCTCTTGAGTGACATCATGTTTTTCCATATCTATGAAGACTTTTTTAGAATCCAGCCTTTGCACAGTAGGCCTCCTTGGTAGGGAAGAAGGTTTCTTGAAAGGGTtcaccaagaaaaagaaaggggaCTTTCCAGATGAGAAAACTTGGTCGATATAGAAGGCTACAATGAGAACAAGAAACCACTCTACTGACATGATATAGAAAATTTCACTCATTCCGCTATCGCTGATATCTTGCCACTTCATCCCAGTTCCACGGGAGGCAAATTGCGAGAACTCATACAACCCGCGGTATAGAGAAAATCCGGGATACAACTCCAAGCCAACAATATATTCCTCTGCAAATACATTGTAAGTAATAATAACCATgagcatttttttattttttttcttaaagctAAGGTTACGTTGTTGACTTACCGGGGAATGATTCACTTTCAATCAGCTTTTGGAAAAGAAAGCTGCCTAAGAGCCCAGTTCCGTAGACCAGTATGTAAGCAACGACTACAATTAAGCCATACAAGAGAGAGAATCCATTCAAATTTCAACAATGGCATGTCTTAAGAGGagatattcataaaaaaatgtgATGTTGAGTACCTGTTACAGTCTTAACCTTTTCGAATATCGAAGAAAATAGAAAGGCAATGGAGATTTGCAGatttaagtatataaaatagaaaacgaaCTGAATGCTATAGCCATTGAGGCGGAAGAACCTGAGTCCTATAGCAGACCCGAAGCTCACCAAAGTAATAAGATACAACATAGATATGGTGAGAAAATAGGCATATGAAATCATCCAATATGGACCATCGCCTAGCCCGtgcattttcattataattCTTAGACGCTCTTGTTTCTCATACACCAATGATGTCAAGATCACCTGCAAGATTTATTTGCATCTTGCTATTACATTCTATGGGATGATTTAatgtcacacacacacacacatatatatatatatatatatatatactgtaagAAAACTTACgggaaacaaaagaagaacaaccCAAGTGAAGAAAAGTGGGCCAAGCATGGAGGCAATGTCttgattgtttttagtttcttgttttGGAACTTCTTTGACAAactcaaataatatatttgtccCTAATCCTTTTAGAAATTTAAGATAAGCATTTGAAATCTGCAAGGAGAGAAATACGTAGTAGCACGAGATGAGAGAATATTTCTTGAGGGTACATGATCACCATATGGTGTTATTTTTTACCAGATTGATAGAGCGGGGAACTCGGAGCAGCTTTACTCTCAGATCATCAGTGTAGGTTGAGTTATACCATATGGTCACATTGAAGTTTTTCCTATCCGTGCTCATGAGATCGTATGCTAAGGCAACGAAAAAGGCACAGTCACACTCGGATGTTTAACATGGTAGGTATGTTTGTGTGTGCctcataaaattaatttcaaaccCCCATCCATATATAAGATAAAGTCATGAAATTAAAAGACATAATTTAACAAACCTGCAGCGACCTCATTTGTCATCCCCGCAGGGTTTCCCCTCCAGCTACCCTTGTAAATTTCATCATTGACCTCTATAGAGTTATTTCTCCAGAGACATAACCCTTGAACACACTTCACATCTGTGATAATATATAATCTATCAAAGTGAAGAAAAATGCATTTCTTACGTCAAGAGCCTTAGCCAAAATTATAGTACCTGCATGAAATTGTCCGATCGAGAGTGGCCATGTGGAGTTTGCACTGCACGAAGATTGGATACTGTAAATAGGGATATCATAACCAAACCCTGGGTCTTCATAATTGTCTTTGCCTGCTGAAACTGTTGAACCCTGAAAGCCATGGTGATCTCTCGAGTAAAAGAAGTGGTTACGTACGTTGAGAGATAATGAGAATCATGCAATTAATGCACTCAGAGATAGCGAGAGACATATATACCAAAACGTTATTGGCTAAAGTAGGCAAGAGGTTGGAGGAATTAACCACAAAAGAAGTGGCCGTGAAGATATTCGCGGATAAAGCTTTTCCAAGGGACAATTTATCACCAGTGACAAGTATCGTTACAGGACAAGATCCTGTTACTCTGCATGACTTGTCAGGGAGGTCTCTGTAGGAAAAGAAATCGGCCTTAACAGAACGGAGTTCATCTTGTGGAATCTGCAACATCGGAGGCAACAATGGAGGGTTCGGGATGGCACAATTGACACCAAGTAAACCAGCGTTGCTTCCACAATCAGACATATCAGAGATACTCTTCAATAAAGAATCAAGAACCTTTTGAATTGCCAGCAGAAGTAAGCAGAGGAAAAGTGGAACCAGGATGAGCCGAACATTCGTCCATATGTGTTTCCTCTGCCATTTCAGGGTTAGATCGCTCCTTGTTCAACACAAAACACTTTTATATCTAAGAAACTTGggcaatataaaaaaatacatacctGGTAGGTTAAGTTCTTCCTAAGTAACGCATTGGCTTGCGTCCAAAAACTTGCCGGACTAGGATTCACCATTGATgaagaaattaacaaaataatctcacttcgtgttttttttttttttcttgccaaTTGAATAAtagtttcttctttaaactttgATAAGGTTATTTTTAGTGTGAAAGAAATGTGGtcccaagaagaaaaaaaatgtggtcTCAGTTTTACACAATTTTCAAGCTACGGATGAAATTTAGTCAAcctaaaaaaaaagtggaaacaaaagatggattgcttttttttttctttcttttttttttttctaatattagtaTGTGCGATGTGGGAGGGGCAcctattagaaaataaatttggtaTTCCTAagacaaaattatttcaaaaagaaagaaagacattgATAATGATTTTGCAAGAAGGCTTGCCGCTTCTCTACCAGCAGTTCACGGCGTTGTTTAGGAAGAATCTATTGCTTTCATGGCGAAACAAGAGAGCCATGTTTCTTCAAAtattctcttccttcttcttcatccttctcATATTTGGTATAGAGGAAGCCATGAAGGCAAGCGAAGCATCCTCATCAGCGTACAAGAATGTCACTGATCCTACACTAATGGTTTTCCCGCCGATTCTTCCTTGTGAGGACAAGTTCTTTGTGGAGCTCCCTTGTTATGACTTCGTGTGGAGTGGGAACCAAAGTCGTCGCGTGAATGATATAGTCTCTGCAATTATGGCTAACAATCCAGGGAGACCAATTCCAACCAACAAGGTAACACGCATATTACGGtgcctacttttttttttttttaagagtatGCATGTGACTATTATACAAGTAAATAATGTGTTGGATTTGATATGTTCAGGTTCAATCGTTCAAGGAGCCAAACGAGGTAGATGCATGGCTTCTTTCACATCCGTTGCAAGTTCCAGGAGCTTTACATTTTGTGGAAAGGAATGCTACAGTAATCAGCTATGGTATTCAAACAAATTCGTCGGCGGAGAGAAAACGTGGTCAGACTGAAGATCCAACGTTTAAGTTCCTTGTTCCTCTTCAAGTCGCTGCAGAGCGTGAAATCGCAAGGTCCTTGATTGGAGGTATACCATTCTTGAATCTCTGAGTACTACCGATTAATTCTTTACCGGCCaacactagtttttttttttttcttttcagatccAAAGTTTAGTTGGGGTTTTGGATTTAAGGAATTTGCGCGTCCAGCTATCATAGGTGAAAGTGTCTCTACAATCTCAGTCATGGGACCAGTGTTCTTTCTTGCTTTCTccatgtttggttttgttctccAACTCGGTTCCCTTGTTACCGAGAAAGAGCTAAAACTTCGGCAGGCAATGACAATGATGGGTGTTTATGATTCTGCATACTGGTTGTCATGGCTCTTATGGGAAGGAATCCTTACCTTTGTCTCCTCACTTTTCTTGGTCCTCTTCGGAATGATGtttcgttttgattttttcttgaaCAACAGTTTTCTTGTTGTCTTCctactttttttgctttttcagtTTAATATGGTACGTAAGAATTAACCTTCATGACATTCTAATAATTATCTTTCTAAGATGTTCCTGCATAGATCATGCATTTTTATGTTATCTTATTTATCATGTTGCTAGATTGGCCTTGCATTCGCGATATCATCTTTCATTAGGAAATCATCTTCAGCAACAACTGTCGGTTTCCTTGTGTTTCTGATTGGTTTTATAACACAGGTTTGCATGGTTTCTCTAgctaaaatatatagttaaattggtttgtcaaattaaaatcttaaaattctTTTACTTAGTTGCAATTCTGACTACAGATTGTATCAGCTACTGGATTCCCTTATTCCAGCGCATATGCAGTTTCTCGCCGGGTGATGTGGTCTCTTTTTCCACCCAACACCTTTTCTGCGGGCCTTAAGATTCTTCTTGATGCAACCTCAACTCCCACAACCCCTGGAATTAGTTGGAGTAAAAGAGCCGTATGTGAAGGGAACCAACCAACTTGTGTAATTTCTATTGTATGTGGTCACTCAAAATAATTTTTCACTATACTAGTATTTACGTTGTCTATTAACATTCTCaaacatcttctttttttctttttctttggtagaACATTGTATACCAGTGGCTTCTTGGGACATTCCTGTTCTGGTTCGGTCTGGCTATCTATTTTGACAATATAATTCCCAACGCGTCCGGTGTAAGAAAACCAATCTTCTACTTTTTCGCACCTGGTTATTGGACTGGCAAAGGAGGCAACAAAGTGGAAGGTAATTTCTCCTCCCTCCCCCGGGcacttaagaaaaatatattatattctttGTGTTGGGAAACATAAGTATAACAATGTTTCTACACTTTACAGAAGGTAGCATTTTTAGCTGTATTGGTTCAGTTCCACCTGCGGAGCATCATACGCCAGAGGACAAAGATGTGCTTGAAGAAGAGACAGAAGTTAAACAACAAGCAATGGATGGAATAGTTGATCCTAACATTGCAGTCCAGATACATGGTCTTGTGAAAACATATCCTGGAACAACAAAGCTTGGATGCTGCAAATGCACGAAAACTTCGCCTTTTCATGCTGTAAAGGtatttcctataaaaaaaaaaattgtttcagtCCATTgcaaaatttaacatggtagTGCGTGTGTGTTCTATGCCAAGTTTATTGAACAAGTTCTAGTGTTCATTGTCCCTCGTTATATCCAACATGCAACAATGGGTAATTAATTCATTGAAAtatgttttagggtttgtgGTTGAATATTGCCAAAGATCAGTTGTTTTGTCTTCTTGGACCCAATGGCGCAGGGAAAACAACTTCTATTAGTTGTTTGACTGGCATTAACCCAGTTACTGGTGGTGATGGTAAGTATCTGTTAGACTTAAGCAAATTCTCGAAGCATTTTTAACCNNNNNNNNNNNNNNNNNNNNNNNNNNNNNNNNNNNNNNNNNNNNNNNNNNNNNNNNNNNNNNNNNNNNNNNNNNNNNNNNNNNNNNNNNNNNNNNNNNNNNNNNNNNNNNNNNNNNNNNNNNNNNNNNNNNNNNNNNNNNNNNNNNNNNNNNNNNNNNNNNNNNNNNNNNNNNNNNNNNNNNNNNNNNNNNNNNNNNNNNNNNNNNNNNNNNNNNNNNNNNNNNNNNNNNNNNNNNNNNNNNNNNNNNNNNNNNNNNNNNNNNNNNNNNNNNNNNNNNNNNNNNNNNNNNNNNNNNNNNNNNNNNNNNNNNNNNNNNNNNNNNNNNNNNNNNNNNNNNNNNNNNNNNNNNNNNNNNNNNNNNNNNNNNNNNNNNNNNNNNNNNNNNNNNNNNNNNNNNNNNNNNNNNNNNNNNNNNNNNNNNNNNNNNNNNNNNNNNNNNNNNNNNNNNNNNNNNNNNNNNNNNNNNNNNNNNNNNNNNNNNNNNNNNNNNNNNNNNNNNNNNNNNNNNNNNNNNNNNNNNNNNNNNNNNNNNNNNNNNNNNNNNNNNNNNNNNNNNNNNNNNNNNNNNNNNNNNNNNNNNNNNNNNNNNNNNNNNNNNNNNNNNNNNNNNNNNNNNNNNNNNNNNNNNNNNNNNNNNNNNNNNNNNNNNNNNNNNNNNNNNNNNNNNNNNNNNNNNNNNNNNNNNNNNNNNNNNNNNNNNNNNNNNNNNNNNNNNNNNNNNNNNNNNNNNNNNNNNNNNNNNNNNNNNNNNNNNNNNNNNNNNNNNNNNNNNNNNNNNNNNNNNNNNNNNNNNNNNNNNNNNNNNNNNNNNNNNNNNNNNNNNNNNNNNNNNNNNNNNNNNNNNNNNNNNNNNNNNNNNNNNNNNNNNNNNNNNNNNNNNNNNNNNNNNNNNNNNNNNNNNNNNNNNNNNNNNNNNNNNNNNNNNNNNNNNNNNNNNNNNNNNNNNNNNNNNNNNNNNNNNNNNNNNNNNNNNNNNNNNNNNNNNNNNNNNNNNNNNNNNNNNNNNNNNNNNNNNNNNNNNNNNNNNNNNNNNNNNNNNNNNNNNNNNNNNNNNNNNNNNNNNNNNNNNNNNNNNNNNNNNNNNNNNNNNNNNNNNNNNNNNNNNNNNNNNNNNNNNNNNNNNNNNNNNNNNNNNNNNNNNNNNNNNNNNNNTTTAACAGTTTGATATTCTTTGGGATGCTTTGTCTAGTGAAGAGCACCTCCACCTCTTTGCTAGCATCAAAGGGTTGCCGCAAGAATCGATCGAATCGGTACATCACCGAAAATAGTATAagatttacttttctttttacggCTGCGAAGATgtttaattaatgattttattgaagtttctggtttatatataatatgcaaACTTATCGGTTTCTTTTGCTTAAAAATTTCACTTATGTTATATAGACTGCTGAGAAGTTACTGGCGGACGTAAAACTGACT
The sequence above is a segment of the Camelina sativa cultivar DH55 unplaced genomic scaffold, Cs unpScaffold00801, whole genome shotgun sequence genome. Coding sequences within it:
- the LOC104773946 gene encoding ABC transporter A family member 12-like, which codes for MVNPSPASFWTQANALLRKNLTYQRKHIWTNVRLILVPLFLCLLLLAIQKVLDSLLKSISDMSDCGSNAGLLGVNCAIPNPPLLPPMLQIPQDELRSVKADFFSYRDLPDKSCRVTGSCPVTILVTGDKLSLGKALSANIFTATSFVVNSSNLLPTLANNVLGSTVSAGKDNYEDPGFGYDIPIYSIQSSCSANSTWPLSIGQFHADVKCVQGLCLWRNNSIEVNDEIYKGSWRGNPAGMTNEVAAAYDLMSTDRKNFNVTIWYNSTYTDDLRVKLLRVPRSINLISNAYLKFLKGLGTNILFEFVKEVPKQETKNNQDIASMLGPLFFTWVVLLLFPVILTSLVYEKQERLRIIMKMHGLGDGPYWMISYAYFLTISMLYLITLVSFGSAIGLRFFRLNGYSIQFVFYFIYLNLQISIAFLFSSIFEKVKTVTVVAYILVYGTGLLGSFLFQKLIESESFPEEYIVGLELYPGFSLYRGLYEFSQFASRGTGMKWQDISDSGMSEIFYIMSVEWFLVLIVAFYIDQVFSSGKSPFFFLVNPFKKPSSLPRRPTVQRLDSKKVFIDMEKHDVTQEREKVQKLRNEGSTGHAILCDDLKKVYPGRDGNPPKMAVRGLYLSVPLGECFGMLGPNGAGKTSFISMMTGLLRPSSGTALVQGLDICKDMNKVYTSMGVCPQHDLLWETLTGREHLLFYGRLKNIKGSSLTHAVDESLKSVSLFDGGVGDKPAGNYSGGMKRRLSVAISLIGNPKVVYMDEPSTGLDPASRKNLWDVIKRAKQNTAIILTTHSMEEAEFLCDRLGIFVDGGLQCIGNSKELKSRYGGSYVFTMTTSSEHEEEVERLVKSVSPNAKKIYHLAGTQKFELPKQEVRIAEVFRSVEKAKSNFTVFAWGLADTTLEDVFIKVARTAQAFIPLS
- the LOC104773947 gene encoding ABC transporter A family member 11-like, encoding MILQEGLPLLYQQFTALFRKNLLLSWRNKRAMFLQIFSSFFFILLIFGIEEAMKASEASSSAYKNVTDPTLMVFPPILPCEDKFFVELPCYDFVWSGNQSRRVNDIVSAIMANNPGRPIPTNKVQSFKEPNEVDAWLLSHPLQVPGALHFVERNATVISYGIQTNSSAERKRGQTEDPTFKFLVPLQVAAEREIARSLIGDPKFSWGFGFKEFARPAIIGESVSTISVMGPVFFLAFSMFGFVLQLGSLVTEKELKLRQAMTMMGVYDSAYWLSWLLWEGILTFVSSLFLVLFGMMFRFDFFLNNSFLVVFLLFLLFQFNMIGLAFAISSFIRKSSSATTVGFLVFLIGFITQIVSATGFPYSSAYAVSRRVMWSLFPPNTFSAGLKILLDATSTPTTPGISWSKRAVCEGNQPTCVISINIVYQWLLGTFLFWFGLAIYFDNIIPNASGVRKPIFYFFAPGYWTGKGGNKVEEGSIFSCIGSVPPAEHHTPEDKDVLEEETEVKQQAMDGIVDPNIAVQIHGLVKTYPGTTKLGCCKCTKTSPFHAVKGLWLNIAKDQLFCLLGPNGAGKTTSISCLTGINPVTGGDGKYLLDLSKFSKHF